A single genomic interval of Planctomycetota bacterium harbors:
- a CDS encoding carbohydrate ABC transporter permease produces the protein MAIRRKVGRSVIFAALAAISVTTIYPLVFMLLSALKGEEEFILNPYGLPAHPTFENLVNAWKYAKFGQYLGNSFIVVAAGVVLSWAVCSLAGYALSHLEFPGRRVAFLAILGSMMIAPQIILIPLHSMLGTLGLLNRRLGLILVYATLAVPFGTYLMTSYLRGVPRELVEAAQVDGANHLQILWRIMLPIARPALMTLGIFNFLWMWNELLLAQVILNEDHARTLMVGVANLRGQYTTNMPYLSAGLFLAALPVLLIFLVFQTQITKGMTMGAVK, from the coding sequence ATGGCTATTCGCCGAAAGGTCGGTCGTTCGGTCATCTTCGCGGCGCTGGCCGCGATCAGCGTCACGACGATCTACCCGCTCGTCTTCATGCTCCTCTCGGCGCTCAAGGGCGAGGAGGAGTTCATCCTCAACCCCTACGGCCTCCCGGCTCACCCGACCTTCGAGAACCTGGTGAACGCCTGGAAGTACGCGAAGTTCGGGCAGTATCTCGGCAACTCGTTCATCGTGGTGGCGGCGGGCGTGGTGCTGTCGTGGGCCGTGTGCAGCCTGGCGGGCTACGCCCTGTCGCATCTGGAGTTTCCCGGCCGGCGGGTGGCGTTCTTGGCCATCCTGGGCTCGATGATGATCGCCCCGCAGATCATCCTCATACCCCTTCATTCGATGCTGGGGACGCTTGGGCTGCTCAACAGGCGCCTCGGCCTGATCCTCGTCTACGCCACCCTGGCCGTGCCGTTCGGCACGTATCTGATGACGTCGTATCTCCGCGGCGTGCCGCGCGAGCTGGTGGAGGCGGCGCAGGTGGACGGTGCGAATCACCTTCAGATCCTCTGGCGTATCATGCTCCCCATCGCGCGTCCCGCGTTGATGACGCTCGGCATCTTCAATTTCCTTTGGATGTGGAATGAGCTGCTCCTGGCCCAGGTGATTCTCAACGAGGACCACGCCCGCACACTGATGGTGGGCGTGGCGAACTTGCGGGGGCAGTATACCACGAACATGCCCTATCTCTCGGCCGGCCTGTTTCTCGCCGCGTTGCCCGTGCTTCTCATCTTTCTGGTCTTCCAGACGCAGATCACGAAGGGCATGACGATGGGCGCGGTGAAGTAG
- a CDS encoding DUF4159 domain-containing protein: MRRRLEKHLPCILCLPFGVLAGVAARYAVMLPWLCRAQMDSQQAAARAFADAEIPGLVHSFAVLCGLFAAFFLASSFLGLVRRPWGLALLRGACVAAYLLGLVYAYVAWRVTGAMRVAATTPEGLSPSAVVVAGWRWSALWPVLAAFALVAVLHITSLRRVTVGLYAGRPPSGPLLGDRIVENLRTHGYDPRYRKSLIASVLTHAAVILLPLLLETYGCVRNYLVPFGSGKPAVAIVQSVQRRERKKQRRFVLNPNSAIYFHVPDLDDSEIQRQVEQMTQLTYAADPNSVNAKMGAGGGKKGGWPEGMGNEPVRFIRLEYSGEDWDDGMDARTRADLNFLQEFRRVTGFRVAARSESHPIRLLRKYSKGYAPPFVYMTGTGAINIPQGDLAVLREYLLGGGMLFADASSARWDREFRAFAKALFPDKRLVPIADDDSIFQMPYAFPNGAPPLWHHGGMDAMGIKHKGRWVVFYHPGDINDAWKTGHSGLSPELAKGAFEMGVNIIYYAFTHYLEATRKYRK, translated from the coding sequence ATGCGACGAAGGCTCGAGAAGCATCTTCCGTGCATCCTGTGCCTGCCGTTCGGCGTGCTGGCAGGAGTAGCGGCGCGCTATGCGGTGATGCTTCCGTGGCTGTGCCGCGCACAAATGGATTCCCAGCAGGCCGCCGCGCGGGCCTTCGCCGACGCGGAGATTCCCGGCCTCGTCCATTCCTTCGCGGTGCTCTGCGGCCTCTTTGCCGCCTTCTTTCTGGCATCGAGTTTCCTGGGCCTTGTACGCAGACCTTGGGGGCTTGCCCTGCTGCGCGGGGCCTGCGTGGCGGCGTATCTCCTCGGGCTGGTCTATGCCTACGTTGCCTGGCGCGTCACGGGGGCGATGCGGGTGGCCGCCACGACGCCTGAGGGGTTGTCCCCGAGTGCTGTGGTCGTGGCCGGTTGGCGCTGGAGCGCGCTGTGGCCCGTCCTGGCTGCCTTCGCCCTCGTTGCCGTGCTGCACATCACCTCCCTGCGCCGCGTCACGGTGGGCCTCTATGCGGGGAGGCCCCCTTCGGGGCCGCTCCTGGGCGACCGCATCGTCGAGAATCTCCGCACCCACGGGTACGACCCGCGCTACCGCAAGAGCCTCATCGCAAGCGTCCTCACCCATGCGGCGGTCATCCTGCTGCCCTTGCTCCTGGAAACCTATGGCTGCGTACGCAACTACCTCGTCCCCTTCGGCAGCGGCAAGCCGGCCGTGGCCATCGTCCAGTCCGTCCAGCGCCGTGAACGCAAGAAGCAGAGGCGCTTCGTCCTCAACCCCAACTCGGCCATCTATTTTCACGTGCCCGACCTGGATGACTCGGAGATTCAGCGCCAGGTGGAGCAGATGACGCAATTGACGTACGCCGCCGACCCCAACTCGGTGAATGCCAAGATGGGCGCAGGGGGCGGCAAGAAGGGTGGCTGGCCCGAGGGCATGGGCAACGAGCCGGTCCGCTTCATCCGCCTGGAGTACAGCGGCGAGGACTGGGACGACGGGATGGACGCCCGGACCCGCGCCGACCTGAATTTCCTTCAGGAGTTCCGCCGCGTGACGGGTTTCCGCGTGGCGGCGCGCTCCGAGAGCCATCCCATCCGTCTCCTGCGGAAGTACAGCAAGGGCTATGCGCCGCCCTTCGTCTACATGACCGGCACGGGAGCCATCAATATCCCGCAGGGCGACCTGGCTGTGCTCCGCGAGTACCTGCTGGGGGGCGGCATGCTGTTTGCCGACGCCAGCAGCGCGCGGTGGGACAGGGAGTTCCGGGCCTTCGCCAAGGCGCTCTTCCCCGACAAGCGCCTGGTGCCGATCGCCGACGACGACTCGATCTTCCAGATGCCCTACGCCTTCCCCAACGGAGCGCCGCCCCTCTGGCACCACGGCGGCATGGACGCTATGGGCATCAAGCACAAGGGGCGATGGGTGGTCTTCTACCATCCAGGGGACATCAACGACGCCTGGAAGACGGGCCATTCGGGCCTCTCGCCCGAGCTGGCCAAGGGCGCGTTCGAGATGGGCGTGAACATCATCTACTACGCCTTCACGCACTACCTCGAGGCCACCCGCAAGTACCGGAAGTGA
- a CDS encoding biopolymer transporter ExbD, with protein sequence MLRRERRQYGLDDIPVASFSDIAFLLIIFFILTTTLVATRGFLTDFPAGQRSEKQDEKKATTVTLRDGKVLLNNSPVDIPTLRKELRALNLRDRTGDDKVVMLESAGRVEYREYFQVMAAVTQAGGTLCIVRETGGD encoded by the coding sequence ATGCTTCGACGCGAACGCCGCCAATATGGGCTGGACGACATCCCGGTTGCGTCGTTTTCCGATATCGCGTTCCTGCTGATCATTTTCTTCATCCTCACCACCACGCTGGTCGCCACGCGCGGCTTCCTCACGGACTTCCCTGCCGGCCAGCGCTCGGAGAAGCAGGACGAAAAGAAGGCGACCACAGTGACCCTGCGAGACGGCAAGGTGCTCCTCAATAACTCCCCGGTGGATATCCCCACGCTGCGCAAAGAGCTTCGGGCTCTCAACCTCCGCGACCGAACCGGCGATGACAAGGTGGTCATGCTCGAGTCCGCCGGCCGAGTGGAGTACCGCGAGTACTTCCAGGTCATGGCCGCCGTCACTCAAGCGGGCGGCACGCTGTGCATCGTGCGCGAGACGGGAGGCGACTGA
- a CDS encoding DUF4910 domain-containing protein has product MYESIWQAVKAELSGESARDYTARLWEHARWNSFEQMRQTAGEIAAIMRETGLADVQVIEYPADGTTSFGGWVMPEAWDAEDAWLELVEPAEPPLSSPPAGFEPAGGWRLADYRSCPMSLFMYSAATPPEGVVAEVIAVENAAKAESYDGVDVAGKIVLADGVGIETGLNAFERGAAGVISDAVRLAGSPQEKAPGHFDHAAQWHNYTIPPWKSPKAGFGFALAPSDGRRLRELLKARPVVRLRAVVKTRRHRGVLPLVTGLLPGETGEEIALTGHLCEPGANDNSSGCALGLEVVRAIKALAEAGKLPRLQRGLRIVYSFEVRGYQAFLANWPHLRRLVAGINLDMVGNDLSDARARATLLTNWAALPAATDALAVELMRRLGRDDPLLRFRTDEGALVDNLFGEPAVGAPMAVLGCWPDAYYHTSLDTLDHISPKALAHFGRVAATYCAFLATAGFREAAWLARLTLAFAKEQVVQAAQRGESPERIEHLAAKNGERLRWLARLVPARSLAATRENLEKHREWLCPWSHLFEREEIVQHAERLGRCLAAFARREVRAARGDERYARRLGMCAKPAVPAKPPAREQERAKSLVPVRTFRGSVCFESLDEAGRKELKAKTGLAVGWGAPHWLDLALFRCNGKRTALEVWRWLQLEGQGIDLAHLNDTVEFLAARGFVRLRPVLRRDEVRAALDVLGVPRGAVLMVHSSLSQFGYIEGGADAVIDALLDAVGPEGTLAMPTLSCSWVGRPPYDPATTPSRVGAVTEAFRKRQGVLRSPHPTHSVAAFGPRAAEIVSGHTPDRPVFAPEGAFGKLYELDAWILMLCKLAANTTMHMGDERNGLLLLDFLAYVMEGGKPREVVVRHVPWHVNFEPSYEAMRQRGQLRSAPLGEGTIHLMRARDAVDAATESVRRNPLLVTGGEKCQCDFCLAIRAKLVSEGK; this is encoded by the coding sequence GTGTACGAATCGATCTGGCAGGCAGTGAAAGCCGAGCTTTCGGGCGAGAGCGCGCGCGACTACACGGCGCGGCTGTGGGAGCACGCACGCTGGAACTCGTTTGAGCAGATGCGGCAGACGGCCGGCGAGATCGCCGCGATAATGCGTGAGACCGGCCTCGCAGACGTCCAGGTGATCGAGTACCCCGCCGACGGCACGACCTCCTTCGGCGGCTGGGTGATGCCCGAAGCGTGGGATGCGGAGGATGCCTGGCTCGAACTCGTTGAGCCTGCCGAACCGCCGCTGTCGAGTCCCCCCGCAGGCTTCGAACCCGCGGGAGGTTGGCGCCTCGCCGACTATCGCTCGTGCCCGATGAGCCTGTTCATGTACTCGGCCGCCACGCCGCCCGAGGGGGTCGTTGCCGAGGTGATCGCCGTCGAGAATGCGGCGAAGGCGGAGTCGTACGACGGCGTGGACGTGGCGGGGAAGATCGTGCTGGCGGACGGCGTGGGCATCGAGACAGGGCTGAACGCCTTTGAGCGCGGGGCGGCAGGGGTCATCTCGGATGCGGTGAGGCTGGCCGGATCGCCCCAGGAGAAGGCCCCTGGTCACTTCGACCACGCGGCCCAGTGGCACAACTACACCATCCCGCCGTGGAAATCGCCCAAAGCAGGCTTCGGCTTCGCACTCGCCCCCTCCGATGGGCGCCGGCTGCGCGAACTGCTCAAGGCGCGGCCCGTGGTCAGACTGCGAGCCGTCGTCAAGACGCGGCGCCATCGCGGCGTGCTGCCGCTCGTGACGGGCCTGCTGCCCGGCGAGACGGGCGAGGAGATCGCCCTTACCGGGCACCTGTGCGAGCCCGGAGCCAACGACAACAGCTCGGGCTGCGCCCTGGGCCTTGAGGTGGTTCGGGCCATTAAGGCGCTCGCCGAAGCGGGCAAGCTGCCGAGGCTCCAGCGCGGCCTCCGCATCGTCTACTCGTTCGAAGTGCGCGGCTACCAGGCGTTCCTGGCCAACTGGCCCCACCTGCGGCGCCTCGTGGCAGGCATCAACCTCGACATGGTGGGCAACGACCTCAGCGACGCGCGGGCGCGCGCCACCCTGCTCACCAACTGGGCGGCGCTGCCCGCCGCCACCGACGCGCTGGCCGTCGAACTGATGCGCCGCCTCGGCCGCGACGACCCGCTCCTGCGCTTCCGCACTGACGAGGGGGCGTTGGTGGACAACCTGTTCGGGGAGCCCGCGGTCGGAGCGCCCATGGCGGTGCTCGGCTGCTGGCCCGACGCGTATTACCACACGTCGCTCGACACCCTCGACCACATCTCGCCCAAGGCGCTGGCGCACTTCGGCCGGGTTGCGGCCACCTACTGCGCGTTCCTCGCCACGGCGGGTTTCCGTGAAGCGGCCTGGCTCGCGCGGCTGACGCTGGCATTTGCAAAGGAGCAGGTGGTCCAGGCGGCCCAGCGCGGCGAATCGCCCGAGCGCATCGAGCACCTGGCCGCGAAGAACGGCGAGCGCCTCAGGTGGCTCGCCCGCCTAGTCCCTGCCCGCTCGCTTGCGGCGACGCGCGAGAACCTCGAGAAGCACCGAGAGTGGCTGTGTCCCTGGTCGCACCTGTTCGAACGCGAGGAGATCGTTCAGCATGCCGAACGGTTGGGCCGGTGCCTCGCCGCCTTTGCCCGACGCGAGGTGAGGGCGGCCCGCGGGGATGAGCGTTACGCCCGGCGTCTCGGCATGTGCGCCAAGCCGGCCGTACCGGCCAAGCCCCCGGCCAGAGAACAGGAGCGCGCGAAGAGCCTGGTACCCGTCCGCACGTTCCGCGGCTCGGTGTGCTTCGAGTCGCTCGACGAGGCTGGGCGGAAGGAGCTCAAAGCCAAGACGGGATTGGCCGTGGGCTGGGGCGCTCCGCACTGGCTGGATCTGGCGCTCTTTCGCTGCAACGGCAAGCGCACGGCCCTCGAGGTATGGCGGTGGCTGCAACTCGAAGGGCAGGGGATAGACCTCGCGCACCTGAACGACACGGTGGAGTTCCTCGCCGCGCGCGGCTTCGTGCGGTTGCGGCCCGTGCTCAGGCGCGACGAGGTTCGCGCGGCGCTCGACGTGCTCGGGGTGCCCCGCGGCGCGGTCCTCATGGTCCACTCGTCGCTCAGCCAGTTCGGCTACATCGAGGGCGGTGCCGATGCGGTGATTGACGCGCTGCTCGACGCTGTCGGCCCTGAAGGCACACTGGCGATGCCGACCTTGAGCTGTTCGTGGGTTGGCCGGCCTCCCTACGACCCCGCCACCACACCCTCGCGCGTCGGAGCCGTCACCGAGGCGTTTCGCAAGCGCCAGGGGGTGCTCCGCAGCCCGCACCCGACCCATTCGGTTGCAGCCTTCGGACCGCGGGCCGCCGAGATCGTGAGCGGCCACACGCCCGACCGGCCCGTCTTCGCTCCCGAGGGCGCCTTCGGCAAGCTCTACGAGCTGGATGCCTGGATTCTGATGCTCTGCAAGCTCGCGGCAAACACAACCATGCACATGGGCGATGAGCGGAACGGGCTGCTCCTCCTGGATTTCCTGGCCTATGTGATGGAGGGCGGGAAACCGCGCGAGGTGGTCGTGCGTCACGTGCCGTGGCACGTCAACTTCGAGCCGAGCTACGAGGCGATGCGGCAGCGGGGGCAACTCCGGTCCGCTCCGCTGGGCGAGGGCACGATCCACCTGATGCGCGCCCGCGACGCCGTGGACGCCGCCACGGAGAGCGTTCGCCGCAACCCGCTGCTCGTCACCGGCGGCGAGAAATGCCAGTGCGACTTCTGCCTGGCGATTCGCGCCAAGCTCGTGAGTGAGGGGAAGTAG
- a CDS encoding Gfo/Idh/MocA family oxidoreductase yields the protein MEKKTLRTGIVGSGFAARFHFENLKRVFGVNVEVVGTYAVDAAMAASYARERGITAFDGLGELIEAVDVVHVCTPPSAHEAVVVAALERGRNVVCEKPLTGYFGDGSESFHGDRFPKQVALDHALASVERILAAEAASRGMLCYAENWVYAPSVQKEREIVEKTGAQILWIHGEEAHSGSHAATYAFWKFSGGGVMIGKGCHPLTAALYLKRVEGRARHGKPIRPASVSARAHAITRLPAFQDAGHIRCNYHDIDDFSMMHVEFDDGTVATVFASDIILGGIHNWLEVAANNHRTLCHINPNTSMQVYNPKRERFADIYTVEKIETKEGWTAMSPDEDWTTGYPQEMQAFYGCFASGERPESDSRLAADTISTIYSAYVSAERKGAAVPVRTF from the coding sequence ATGGAGAAGAAGACGCTTCGCACGGGAATCGTGGGCTCGGGCTTCGCCGCTCGGTTCCACTTCGAGAACCTCAAGCGCGTGTTCGGGGTGAACGTCGAGGTGGTTGGCACGTACGCCGTGGACGCCGCGATGGCCGCGAGCTACGCGAGGGAACGCGGCATTACGGCGTTCGACGGCCTGGGAGAGCTGATCGAAGCGGTGGACGTGGTTCACGTGTGCACGCCGCCCTCGGCGCACGAGGCGGTGGTCGTGGCCGCGCTCGAGCGCGGCCGCAACGTGGTGTGCGAGAAGCCGCTCACGGGCTACTTCGGCGATGGCTCCGAGAGCTTCCACGGCGACCGCTTTCCGAAGCAAGTGGCCCTCGACCACGCGCTGGCGAGCGTCGAGCGCATCCTCGCTGCCGAAGCCGCCAGCCGGGGCATGCTGTGCTACGCTGAGAACTGGGTGTACGCCCCTTCGGTGCAGAAGGAACGCGAGATCGTCGAGAAGACGGGCGCCCAGATCCTGTGGATTCACGGCGAAGAGGCCCACTCGGGCTCGCACGCGGCCACCTATGCCTTCTGGAAGTTCTCGGGCGGCGGCGTGATGATCGGCAAGGGCTGCCATCCGCTCACCGCCGCGCTCTACCTCAAGCGCGTCGAAGGCCGCGCCCGCCACGGCAAGCCGATCCGTCCTGCCAGCGTCTCGGCCCGAGCCCACGCCATCACCCGTCTCCCTGCGTTCCAGGATGCCGGCCACATCCGCTGCAATTACCATGACATTGACGACTTCTCGATGATGCATGTGGAGTTCGACGACGGCACGGTGGCCACCGTGTTCGCCTCGGACATCATCCTCGGCGGCATTCACAACTGGCTCGAGGTCGCCGCCAACAACCACCGCACCCTCTGCCACATCAACCCGAACACCTCGATGCAGGTCTACAACCCCAAACGCGAGCGGTTCGCCGACATCTATACCGTCGAGAAGATCGAGACGAAGGAGGGCTGGACCGCCATGTCGCCCGACGAGGACTGGACGACGGGCTATCCGCAAGAGATGCAGGCATTCTATGGCTGCTTCGCGTCGGGCGAGCGGCCCGAGAGCGACAGCCGCCTGGCCGCCGACACCATCTCGACCATCTACAGCGCCTATGTTTCCGCCGAGCGGAAGGGCGCCGCCGTGCCCGTGAGGACCTTCTGA
- a CDS encoding biopolymer transporter ExbD — protein sequence MRTPRRRRRRARIIIPVASMADIAFQLIIFFMICSNFARDAGISVQPPPAPNLERLRESRTAVAIDAQGRIYVQGRRMPDARSVETEVAELLRRAQTPDARTVLFRCDRAAERDLFEPVMDAITRAGGIIAAVGEPEEKQR from the coding sequence ATGAGGACCCCACGCCGCCGTCGCCGCCGGGCGCGCATCATCATTCCCGTGGCCAGCATGGCCGACATCGCGTTCCAGCTCATCATCTTCTTCATGATTTGCAGCAACTTCGCGCGCGATGCCGGCATCTCGGTGCAGCCGCCCCCGGCGCCCAACCTCGAACGTCTCCGCGAGAGTCGCACCGCGGTGGCCATTGACGCACAGGGGCGCATCTACGTGCAGGGCCGCCGCATGCCCGACGCCCGTTCCGTGGAAACCGAGGTCGCCGAGCTCCTCCGGCGCGCGCAGACCCCCGATGCGAGAACCGTGCTCTTCCGCTGCGACCGGGCAGCGGAGCGCGACCTGTTCGAGCCTGTGATGGATGCCATCACCCGGGCCGGCGGCATCATTGCCGCCGTCGGTGAACCCGAGGAGAAGCAACGCTGA
- a CDS encoding PmoA family protein, which translates to MWKPVNDKSLGLWDGERPVLVYNHGMIGKEGVPERYNRACYVHPLYGLDGEVLTEDFPRDHYHHRGVFWAWPGMKVEGKSVQSWIPQGIYYKQERVVRQEAAAKAAVLEAENGWYVGDKKVVKEGLVITVHPAARDSRAIDFELTWTALDVPVTLWGAAGKSYGGFNIRFAPSREQPDANKRKDTAILTSQGPSKGKDLADTRLEWADITGEVPGAPGRSGVAIFIAKDHPDFPPTWLTRHYGCLCVGWPGVKSRDLEPGRPVRCRYRVWVHRGEADEEALRRAYAEYAKSSQE; encoded by the coding sequence GTGTGGAAGCCGGTGAACGACAAATCGCTTGGCCTCTGGGACGGCGAGCGGCCTGTGCTGGTCTACAATCACGGGATGATCGGCAAGGAGGGTGTGCCCGAGCGCTACAACCGCGCCTGCTACGTCCACCCGCTCTACGGCCTCGATGGCGAAGTGCTCACCGAGGATTTCCCGAGGGACCACTACCACCATCGCGGCGTCTTCTGGGCCTGGCCGGGCATGAAAGTCGAGGGCAAGAGCGTCCAGTCGTGGATTCCACAGGGCATCTACTACAAGCAGGAGCGGGTCGTCCGCCAGGAGGCGGCCGCCAAGGCGGCCGTGCTGGAGGCTGAGAACGGCTGGTACGTGGGCGACAAGAAGGTCGTGAAGGAGGGCCTGGTCATCACCGTTCACCCCGCCGCAAGAGACTCGCGGGCGATTGACTTCGAGCTGACCTGGACGGCGCTGGACGTGCCGGTGACGCTGTGGGGCGCGGCGGGCAAGAGCTATGGCGGCTTCAACATCCGCTTCGCCCCCAGCAGGGAGCAGCCGGACGCCAACAAGCGCAAGGACACGGCGATCCTCACCTCGCAGGGGCCGTCGAAGGGCAAGGACCTGGCCGACACGCGGCTGGAGTGGGCCGACATCACGGGCGAGGTGCCCGGCGCCCCCGGCCGCAGCGGAGTGGCCATCTTCATCGCCAAGGATCACCCCGACTTCCCGCCCACCTGGCTCACCCGCCACTATGGCTGCCTGTGCGTCGGCTGGCCCGGCGTCAAGTCCAGGGACCTGGAGCCGGGCCGACCCGTCCGCTGCCGCTATCGCGTTTGGGTGCACCGCGGTGAGGCCGACGAGGAGGCGCTCAGGAGAGCATACGCCGAGTACGCGAAGAGCAGCCAGGAGTGA
- a CDS encoding MotA/TolQ/ExbB proton channel family protein, whose protein sequence is MLQLLVDGGPLMVPLVLCSVFTVAVLLDRGYAFYRHGKLDTRALRAKVLGLVEEDRVDEAAALCANTPSPVAAVLLAGLQSYARHRPLASRVESLLALMEKAMSDCTQHAMTAVEKRFAVLTTVGSAAPLFGMTGTVTGMIGSFGALSAAGVEASGVASGIAEALITTAAGLLIALAAVIPYNILVAMSGRIELEMDEATSELLDLIAIRAGVRQ, encoded by the coding sequence ATGCTCCAACTGCTGGTTGATGGCGGCCCCCTGATGGTGCCCCTGGTCCTGTGCAGCGTTTTCACGGTCGCCGTGCTGCTCGACCGTGGCTACGCCTTCTACCGGCATGGCAAGCTCGACACGCGCGCGCTGCGCGCCAAGGTGCTGGGCCTGGTGGAGGAGGACCGCGTGGACGAGGCGGCGGCCCTGTGCGCCAACACGCCCAGCCCGGTGGCTGCCGTGCTGCTGGCCGGGCTGCAATCCTACGCCCGCCACCGCCCTCTGGCGTCGCGCGTCGAGTCGCTCCTCGCCCTGATGGAGAAGGCCATGTCCGACTGCACGCAGCACGCGATGACGGCGGTCGAGAAGCGCTTCGCCGTGCTCACCACGGTGGGCAGCGCCGCGCCGCTGTTCGGCATGACCGGCACGGTGACCGGCATGATCGGCTCGTTCGGCGCGCTGTCGGCGGCCGGCGTCGAGGCGAGTGGGGTAGCCTCGGGCATCGCCGAGGCCCTGATCACCACCGCGGCCGGCCTCCTGATCGCCCTCGCCGCCGTCATCCCGTACAACATCCTCGTCGCCATGTCCGGCCGCATCGAGCTCGAGATGGACGAGGCGACCTCGGAACTCCTCGACCTCATCGCCATCCGCGCCGGCGTGCGCCAGTAG
- a CDS encoding sialate O-acetylesterase, translated as MRRWCGWVAVLAAAASALADVKLPAVISSNMVLQRGVKARLWGTAEPGEEVTVTLGAQKQSAKANDKGEWAIMLDALEAGGPHEITVAGKNTIKLENVLVGDVWVCSGQSNMEMVVGSCNNAQEEAEAANFPNIRHFGLQKAVSATPLAEAKGVWAVCSPQTVKGFTAVGYFFGRHLHKELNVPIGLLHTSWGGTPAQAWTSREALDAVPELKHYVAALDAAANPTPEAKQKYEEALKKWEADAAKAKEAKKQPPRKPAMPGIGAHTPAALYNAMIAPVLPYTVRGAIWYQGESNAGAAREYRTLFPTMIKNWRKDWSLAQGAEVPLPFFFVQLANFMAVDKEPTDGGWAWLREAQDMTLALPKTGQACIIDVGEAKDIHPRNKQDVGKRLALAALAIEYGKELVYSGPRFDKMTIEGNKARIAFKHVGGGLVAKPLEDMKPNGPTLDKRFGVDIADLRPKSEVQGFAIAGEDLKFVWAEARIDGETVVVSSPKVEKPVAVRYAWGNNPICNLYNKADLPACPFRTDEDKPAK; from the coding sequence ATGCGGCGATGGTGTGGCTGGGTGGCGGTGCTGGCCGCGGCGGCGTCGGCGCTCGCCGATGTGAAGCTGCCGGCTGTGATCAGCAGCAACATGGTCCTCCAACGCGGCGTGAAGGCGCGCCTCTGGGGCACTGCCGAGCCGGGCGAGGAGGTCACCGTGACCCTCGGCGCCCAGAAGCAGTCCGCCAAGGCCAACGACAAGGGCGAATGGGCGATCATGCTCGATGCCCTGGAAGCGGGCGGCCCGCACGAAATCACCGTTGCCGGCAAGAACACGATCAAACTCGAAAACGTCCTGGTCGGCGACGTATGGGTGTGCTCCGGCCAGTCCAACATGGAGATGGTGGTCGGCAGCTGCAATAATGCCCAGGAAGAGGCCGAAGCCGCCAACTTCCCCAACATCCGCCACTTCGGCCTTCAGAAGGCCGTTTCGGCCACACCGCTCGCCGAGGCCAAAGGAGTTTGGGCCGTTTGCAGCCCGCAGACCGTCAAGGGTTTCACCGCCGTCGGCTACTTCTTCGGCCGCCACCTGCACAAGGAACTCAACGTCCCCATCGGCCTCCTGCACACCTCGTGGGGCGGCACGCCCGCCCAGGCGTGGACCAGCCGCGAGGCCCTCGACGCCGTGCCCGAGCTGAAGCACTACGTCGCAGCCCTCGATGCCGCCGCCAACCCCACGCCCGAGGCCAAGCAGAAGTACGAGGAGGCGCTCAAGAAGTGGGAGGCCGACGCCGCAAAGGCCAAGGAAGCCAAGAAGCAGCCCCCCCGCAAGCCCGCCATGCCCGGCATCGGCGCCCATACCCCCGCGGCCCTCTACAACGCCATGATCGCCCCGGTCCTCCCCTACACCGTCCGCGGCGCCATCTGGTACCAGGGCGAGTCCAACGCCGGCGCCGCCCGCGAATACCGCACGCTCTTCCCCACCATGATCAAGAACTGGCGCAAGGATTGGTCGCTCGCCCAGGGCGCCGAAGTGCCTCTCCCCTTCTTCTTCGTCCAACTCGCCAACTTCATGGCCGTGGACAAGGAGCCGACGGACGGCGGTTGGGCCTGGCTCCGCGAGGCCCAGGACATGACCCTCGCCCTCCCCAAGACGGGCCAGGCCTGCATCATTGACGTGGGCGAGGCGAAGGACATCCACCCGCGCAATAAGCAGGACGTCGGCAAGCGCCTCGCCCTCGCCGCCCTCGCCATCGAGTACGGCAAGGAACTCGTCTACTCCGGCCCCCGCTTCGACAAGATGACGATCGAGGGCAACAAGGCCCGCATCGCCTTCAAGCACGTGGGCGGCGGCCTCGTCGCCAAGCCGCTCGAGGACATGAAGCCGAACGGCCCGACGCTCGACAAGCGCTTCGGCGTGGACATTGCCGACCTTCGCCCCAAGAGCGAAGTCCAGGGCTTCGCCATCGCGGGCGAGGACCTGAAGTTCGTCTGGGCCGAGGCCAGGATTGACGGCGAGACCGTCGTCGTCTCCAGCCCGAAGGTCGAGAAGCCCGTCGCAGTGCGCTACGCCTGGGGCAATAACCCCATCTGCAACCTCTACAACAAGGCCGACCTCCCGGCCTGCCCCTTCCGCACCGATGAGGACAAGCCCGCCAAGTAG